In the Leguminivora glycinivorella isolate SPB_JAAS2020 chromosome 14, LegGlyc_1.1, whole genome shotgun sequence genome, one interval contains:
- the LOC125233439 gene encoding putative RNA-binding protein Luc7-like 2 isoform X1, translated as MSAHEQMRAMLDQLMGTARNGEADRHGVKFFDDSVCKSFLLQCCPHEILSSTRMDLGECPKIHDLALRADYELASKTKDYFYDIDATEHLEAFIADCDRRTSAAKQRLAETQEELSAEVTEKANSVHELAEQIGQKLARAEALGEEGMVEESVKLMGEIDELRKKKAVAEQEYRNSMPASSYQQQKLRVCEVCSAYLGIHDNDRRLADHFGGKLHLGFITIREKLADLKKNVEKRREERGASERERSGGRRHYVGGRELDRRARRHRETARERRDERDRKDDKRDRGDRDRDRERAERDRERKRSRSRSRSKRDGSGERSRDRDRTRDRERDSRRSRSHLSSSRDHRRD; from the exons GTGAAGCTGACAGGCATGGGGTTAAGTTTTTTGACGATTCTGTGTGTAAATCATTTTTACTACAATGTTGCCCACATGAAATTCTATCTTCAACG CGAATGGATCTAGGTGAGTGTCCAAAAATACATGATTTGGCACTGCGGGCGGACTATGAATTAGCGTCAAAGACCAAAGATTATTTCTACGACATTGAC GCAACGGAGCACTTAGAGGCATTCATAGCGGACTGCGACCGTCGGACGTCCGCCGCCAAGCAGCGATTGGCTGAGACCCAGGAGGAGCTGTCCGCTGAAGTGACGGAGAAGGCTAACTCGGTCCATGAGCTTGCGGAGCAGATCGGTCAGAAGCTGGCGAGGGCTGAAGCACTTGGAGAGGAGGGTATGGTGGAAGAGAGTGTCAAGCTCATGGGAGAG ATAGACGAATTGCGTAAAAAGAAAGCAGTTGCGGAACAAGAGTACCGCAACTCGATGCCGGCGTCGTCGTACCAGCAACAGAAGTTGCGAGTGTGCGAGGTGTGCTCCGCCTACCTTGGCATACACGACAACGACAGGCGGCTTGCCGATCACTTTGGAGGAAAATTGCATCTCGGATTTATCACTATTCGTGAAAAGCTTGCTGATTTGAAG AAAAACGTAGAAAAAAGGCGCGAAGAGCGCGGCGCGTCagagcgcgagcgaagcggcgGTCGGCGCCACTACGTCGGCGGGCGCGAGCTCGACCGCCGCGCGCGCCGTCACCGCGAGACCGCGCGCGAGCGCCGCGACGAGCGCGACCGCAAGGACGACAAGCGGGACCGCGGCGACCGGGACCGGGACCGCGAGCGGGCCGAGCGGGACCGAGAACGCAA GAGGAGTCGGTCACGCAGCAGAAGCAAGCGGGACGGGTCCGGGgagcggtcgcgcgaccgtgaCCGCACCCGCGACCGCGAGCGCGACTCGCGCCGCAGCCGCTCGCATCTATCCTCCTCGCGCGACCACCGGCGGGACTAG
- the LOC125233439 gene encoding putative RNA-binding protein Luc7-like 2 isoform X2, translating to MRDRLYELGCSRMDLGECPKIHDLALRADYELASKTKDYFYDIDATEHLEAFIADCDRRTSAAKQRLAETQEELSAEVTEKANSVHELAEQIGQKLARAEALGEEGMVEESVKLMGEIDELRKKKAVAEQEYRNSMPASSYQQQKLRVCEVCSAYLGIHDNDRRLADHFGGKLHLGFITIREKLADLKKNVEKRREERGASERERSGGRRHYVGGRELDRRARRHRETARERRDERDRKDDKRDRGDRDRDRERAERDRERKRSRSRSRSKRDGSGERSRDRDRTRDRERDSRRSRSHLSSSRDHRRD from the exons ATGAGGGATAGATTGTATGAGTTAGGCTGTTCT CGAATGGATCTAGGTGAGTGTCCAAAAATACATGATTTGGCACTGCGGGCGGACTATGAATTAGCGTCAAAGACCAAAGATTATTTCTACGACATTGAC GCAACGGAGCACTTAGAGGCATTCATAGCGGACTGCGACCGTCGGACGTCCGCCGCCAAGCAGCGATTGGCTGAGACCCAGGAGGAGCTGTCCGCTGAAGTGACGGAGAAGGCTAACTCGGTCCATGAGCTTGCGGAGCAGATCGGTCAGAAGCTGGCGAGGGCTGAAGCACTTGGAGAGGAGGGTATGGTGGAAGAGAGTGTCAAGCTCATGGGAGAG ATAGACGAATTGCGTAAAAAGAAAGCAGTTGCGGAACAAGAGTACCGCAACTCGATGCCGGCGTCGTCGTACCAGCAACAGAAGTTGCGAGTGTGCGAGGTGTGCTCCGCCTACCTTGGCATACACGACAACGACAGGCGGCTTGCCGATCACTTTGGAGGAAAATTGCATCTCGGATTTATCACTATTCGTGAAAAGCTTGCTGATTTGAAG AAAAACGTAGAAAAAAGGCGCGAAGAGCGCGGCGCGTCagagcgcgagcgaagcggcgGTCGGCGCCACTACGTCGGCGGGCGCGAGCTCGACCGCCGCGCGCGCCGTCACCGCGAGACCGCGCGCGAGCGCCGCGACGAGCGCGACCGCAAGGACGACAAGCGGGACCGCGGCGACCGGGACCGGGACCGCGAGCGGGCCGAGCGGGACCGAGAACGCAA GAGGAGTCGGTCACGCAGCAGAAGCAAGCGGGACGGGTCCGGGgagcggtcgcgcgaccgtgaCCGCACCCGCGACCGCGAGCGCGACTCGCGCCGCAGCCGCTCGCATCTATCCTCCTCGCGCGACCACCGGCGGGACTAG
- the LOC125233439 gene encoding putative RNA-binding protein Luc7-like 2 isoform X3, giving the protein MDLGECPKIHDLALRADYELASKTKDYFYDIDATEHLEAFIADCDRRTSAAKQRLAETQEELSAEVTEKANSVHELAEQIGQKLARAEALGEEGMVEESVKLMGEIDELRKKKAVAEQEYRNSMPASSYQQQKLRVCEVCSAYLGIHDNDRRLADHFGGKLHLGFITIREKLADLKKNVEKRREERGASERERSGGRRHYVGGRELDRRARRHRETARERRDERDRKDDKRDRGDRDRDRERAERDRERKRSRSRSRSKRDGSGERSRDRDRTRDRERDSRRSRSHLSSSRDHRRD; this is encoded by the exons ATGGATCTAGGTGAGTGTCCAAAAATACATGATTTGGCACTGCGGGCGGACTATGAATTAGCGTCAAAGACCAAAGATTATTTCTACGACATTGAC GCAACGGAGCACTTAGAGGCATTCATAGCGGACTGCGACCGTCGGACGTCCGCCGCCAAGCAGCGATTGGCTGAGACCCAGGAGGAGCTGTCCGCTGAAGTGACGGAGAAGGCTAACTCGGTCCATGAGCTTGCGGAGCAGATCGGTCAGAAGCTGGCGAGGGCTGAAGCACTTGGAGAGGAGGGTATGGTGGAAGAGAGTGTCAAGCTCATGGGAGAG ATAGACGAATTGCGTAAAAAGAAAGCAGTTGCGGAACAAGAGTACCGCAACTCGATGCCGGCGTCGTCGTACCAGCAACAGAAGTTGCGAGTGTGCGAGGTGTGCTCCGCCTACCTTGGCATACACGACAACGACAGGCGGCTTGCCGATCACTTTGGAGGAAAATTGCATCTCGGATTTATCACTATTCGTGAAAAGCTTGCTGATTTGAAG AAAAACGTAGAAAAAAGGCGCGAAGAGCGCGGCGCGTCagagcgcgagcgaagcggcgGTCGGCGCCACTACGTCGGCGGGCGCGAGCTCGACCGCCGCGCGCGCCGTCACCGCGAGACCGCGCGCGAGCGCCGCGACGAGCGCGACCGCAAGGACGACAAGCGGGACCGCGGCGACCGGGACCGGGACCGCGAGCGGGCCGAGCGGGACCGAGAACGCAA GAGGAGTCGGTCACGCAGCAGAAGCAAGCGGGACGGGTCCGGGgagcggtcgcgcgaccgtgaCCGCACCCGCGACCGCGAGCGCGACTCGCGCCGCAGCCGCTCGCATCTATCCTCCTCGCGCGACCACCGGCGGGACTAG
- the LOC125233565 gene encoding uncharacterized protein LOC125233565: protein MTISRKVAEHNSATEFASPKKPGPKLSVIDKLDEFTFAAIRRTVHQFFHRNEPPTIEKVLQVVNDDPGLPNLSFFTLRQVLKHLNFKYASRKRQSSLIDRADIILWRKRYLVKIKQYRREGRPIYYQDETWINEGHTVNKVWQDPKVLSSRQAFLEGLTTGLKAPSGKGRRLIISHIGSEEGFVENGLLLFESKKNTQDYHKEMNAQHFEEWLTGILPRLKPNSVLVLDNAPYHSRKLESGPVKKWNKGQIIQWLHERNVPCDMSMIKTELWALVETQPKVNKMAVDELAAAHNVTILRLPHTIVN, encoded by the exons ATGACGATATCTAGA AAAGTGGCGGAACATAATTCGGCAACAGAATTTGCTTCACCCAAGAAACCTGGCCCCAAGTTGTCAGTAATTGACAAGTTGGATGAGTTCACATTTGCAGCCATTAGACGGACAGTACATCAATTTTTTCATCGCAACGAGCCGCCTACTATTGAGAAG gtATTGCAAGTTGTTAATGATGACCCGGGCCTGCCAAATTTATCTTTTTTCACCTTGAGACAGGTGCTTAAGcacctcaattttaaatatgcaaGTCGGAAACGCCAAAGCAGCCTCATTGATAGGGCTGATATCATATTGTGGAGGAAAAGATATTTGGTGAAAATTAAGCAGTATCGTAGAGAGGGCAGACCTATTTATTACCAAGATGAAACATGGATTAATGAag GGCACACGGTGAACAAGGTCTGGCAGGACCCTAAAGTATTGTCATCTCGACAAGCCTTTTTAGAAGGCCTTACAACTGGCCTTAAGGCTCCATCGGGAAAAGGAAGGCGGCTCATTATAAGCCACATTGGCAGTGAAGAAGGATTTGTTGAAAATGGATTGCTGCTGTTTGAATCAAAGAAAAACACTCAAGACTATCATAAAGAAATGAATGCTCAGCATTTTGAAGAATGGCTAACTGGTATATTGCCACGGCTTAAGCCAAACTCCGTGCTCGTTTTAGACAATGCTCCTTATCATTCAAGAAAATTAGAAAGTGGCCCTGTAAAAAAGTGGAACAAGGGCCAAATTATTCAATGGTTGCATGAAAGGAATGTACCCTGTGACATGTCCATGATCAAGACAGAGTTATGGGCTCTGGTAGAAACTCAACCCAAAGTAAACAAAATGGCAGTAGACGAATTAGCGGCAGCTCATAATGTAACCATTTTGAGACTCCCCCATACCATTGTGAACTAA